From a single Paraburkholderia edwinii genomic region:
- a CDS encoding AmiS/UreI family transporter — MLLGLSLLYVGAVLFLNGLWLLGRIGDKEIWIINVFSGGLTLLVALRLAFAADADAASIRAAALTLLFTFTYFWVAINRNNAQADGRGLGWFSLFVALTAIPVAIDTLVGSHSFWGVWFGLCWAAWAILWFLFFVLLALQKPIAKMTGWLTVLEGIFTGWIPGYLLLSGALK; from the coding sequence ATGCTGCTCGGTCTATCGCTGCTGTACGTGGGAGCCGTGCTGTTTCTGAACGGGCTGTGGCTGCTTGGCCGCATCGGCGACAAGGAGATCTGGATCATCAACGTGTTTTCGGGCGGACTGACGCTTCTTGTGGCGCTGCGACTCGCCTTTGCTGCCGATGCCGACGCGGCATCGATCCGGGCGGCGGCGCTCACCTTGCTGTTCACGTTCACGTACTTCTGGGTCGCGATCAATCGCAACAACGCACAGGCTGACGGGCGCGGGCTCGGCTGGTTCAGTCTGTTCGTCGCGCTGACCGCGATACCGGTCGCCATCGACACGCTGGTCGGCTCGCATAGCTTCTGGGGCGTCTGGTTCGGCCTGTGCTGGGCCGCCTGGGCGATTTTGTGGTTTCTGTTTTTCGTGCTGCTCGCGCTGCAAAAGCCGATTGCGAAAATGACAGGATGGCTAACGGTGCTGGAAGGGATCTTCACCGGCTGGATACCGGGCTATCTGCTGCTTTCGGGAGCACTGAAGTAG
- a CDS encoding helix-turn-helix transcriptional regulator yields the protein MAWIRPPAFGNPAAPLETLLYTIQMAATHPDLWRSVLDTLNHHIGGFCSVLAKYDFQAARGKLLTQAPANIDVRSSYEEMSPTNPYFLARRGYTPGAVIVGSETISDSDLIRTDYYRELLRPHRLFRRLTGVLSARESDVTLVSIHRTREQPDFDEREQQALAKILPYIALGLETQDGFFTFRTQLEALSLTVRQALPPLMIVDSDLNIVFENSETESLLGTDLLQRTKEGRLASVDSFCDRALRDEIGRCCALGANGDCDTHPLTLMPARGSRAELRLCYIGKGLGTQTLRKTSLVCVMRVDAQGEARERFLHFSREFNLTPAQARVGELVIGGMRPSIVARTLSVSENTVKTHLKQIFKKTGVHSQLDLFRLYRVPPGIPPASAEPAVHHPYR from the coding sequence ATGGCCTGGATCCGTCCACCCGCATTCGGCAACCCGGCAGCGCCGCTGGAGACGCTGCTGTATACGATCCAGATGGCCGCGACCCATCCGGACCTGTGGCGCAGCGTGCTCGATACGTTGAATCACCATATTGGCGGCTTCTGCAGCGTGCTGGCCAAATACGATTTCCAGGCCGCGCGCGGCAAGCTGCTGACGCAGGCGCCTGCGAATATCGACGTGCGGTCGAGCTACGAGGAAATGTCGCCGACCAATCCGTATTTTCTTGCGCGGCGCGGCTATACGCCGGGCGCCGTAATCGTCGGCTCCGAGACGATCAGCGACAGCGATCTGATCCGCACCGACTACTATCGCGAACTGCTGCGCCCACATCGTCTCTTCAGACGCCTCACCGGTGTGCTGTCGGCTCGCGAAAGCGATGTGACGCTTGTATCGATCCACCGCACGCGCGAACAACCGGACTTCGACGAACGCGAACAGCAGGCGCTCGCGAAAATCCTGCCGTACATCGCGCTCGGGCTCGAAACGCAGGACGGCTTCTTCACCTTCAGAACGCAACTCGAGGCGCTGTCGCTGACGGTGCGGCAGGCACTGCCGCCGCTGATGATCGTCGACAGCGACCTCAATATCGTGTTCGAGAACTCCGAAACTGAGAGCTTGCTCGGCACCGATCTGCTGCAGCGCACGAAAGAGGGGCGGCTCGCTTCAGTCGACTCGTTCTGCGACCGTGCGCTGCGCGACGAAATCGGCCGATGCTGCGCGCTCGGCGCGAACGGCGATTGCGATACGCATCCGCTTACGTTAATGCCGGCGCGCGGAAGCCGTGCGGAACTGCGGCTCTGCTATATCGGCAAGGGGCTTGGCACGCAGACCTTGCGCAAGACGTCGCTGGTCTGCGTGATGCGTGTCGATGCGCAAGGCGAGGCGCGCGAGCGCTTCCTGCACTTCTCGCGCGAGTTCAATCTGACGCCGGCGCAGGCGCGCGTCGGCGAGCTCGTGATCGGCGGCATGCGGCCTTCGATCGTTGCGCGGACCTTGAGCGTCTCCGAAAACACCGTCAAAACGCACCTCAAACAGATCTTCAAGAAGACCGGCGTGCATAGCCAGCTCGATCTGTTTCGTCTTTATCGTGTTCCACCCGGCATTCCGCCCGCCTCAGCCGAACCGGCGGTGCATCACCCATACAGGTGA
- the fmdA gene encoding formamidase: MADTAFRVEFDKAPEDQVTKTHNRWHPDIPMVEWFKPGDEFRVECYDWTGGQINNDDSANDVRDVDLTRVHYLSGPFGVQGAEPGDLLVVDLLDVGALPASAWGFTGIFAKTNGGGFLVEHFPEARKACWDFHGIYTTSRHVPNVQWAGIIHPGLIGCLPDRALLEKANKREAALFATNPERVPPLLAPPYADTALMGQMQASEAKAAAAEAWRTVPPREHGGNCDIKNLSRGSRVYFPVYVKGGGLSMGDIHWSQGDGEITFCGAIEMAGFLDIRVDVIKDGINKYGVTNPIFRPSPIEPHFDEYLVFEGISVDEHTGEQLYLDAHVAYRRACLNAIEYLKKFGYTGEQAYIILGTAPVEGRISGIVDIPNACCTLAIPTAIFDFDIRPDAKGPSKKVNAVKVATTS, encoded by the coding sequence ATGGCAGATACGGCATTTCGCGTCGAATTCGACAAGGCGCCTGAAGATCAGGTGACGAAGACCCACAACCGATGGCACCCGGACATACCGATGGTGGAGTGGTTCAAACCGGGTGACGAGTTTCGCGTCGAGTGTTACGACTGGACCGGAGGACAGATCAATAACGACGACAGCGCGAACGACGTGCGCGATGTCGACCTGACACGCGTGCACTATCTAAGCGGTCCATTCGGTGTGCAAGGGGCGGAGCCCGGCGACCTGCTCGTGGTCGACCTGCTCGACGTGGGCGCGCTACCGGCATCGGCATGGGGCTTCACGGGCATCTTTGCGAAGACGAACGGCGGCGGATTTCTTGTCGAGCACTTCCCCGAGGCACGCAAGGCCTGCTGGGATTTCCACGGTATCTACACCACTTCACGGCACGTGCCGAACGTGCAATGGGCCGGCATTATCCACCCGGGTCTGATCGGCTGCCTGCCGGATCGCGCGCTGCTTGAAAAAGCGAACAAGCGCGAGGCCGCGCTATTTGCGACGAACCCGGAACGCGTGCCGCCGCTGCTGGCGCCGCCGTATGCGGACACCGCGCTGATGGGGCAGATGCAAGCTTCGGAAGCTAAAGCGGCCGCCGCGGAAGCGTGGCGCACGGTGCCGCCGCGCGAACATGGCGGCAATTGCGATATCAAGAACCTGTCGCGCGGTTCGCGCGTGTATTTCCCCGTCTATGTAAAGGGCGGCGGACTTTCGATGGGCGATATCCACTGGTCGCAAGGCGACGGTGAAATCACGTTCTGCGGCGCCATTGAAATGGCGGGCTTCCTCGATATACGCGTCGACGTGATCAAGGACGGCATCAACAAGTATGGCGTGACGAATCCGATTTTCCGGCCGAGCCCGATCGAGCCGCATTTCGACGAATACCTCGTGTTCGAAGGCATATCCGTTGATGAGCACACGGGCGAGCAACTGTATCTCGACGCACATGTCGCCTATCGCCGCGCGTGCCTGAATGCGATCGAATACCTGAAGAAGTTCGGCTATACGGGCGAACAGGCCTACATCATTCTCGGCACCGCGCCGGTCGAAGGACGCATCAGCGGCATCGTCGATATTCCGAACGCCTGCTGCACGCTCGCGATTCCAACCGCGATCTTCGATTTCGACATACGGCCGGATGCGAAAGGCCCAAGCAAGAAGGTCAACGCGGTGAAAGTTGCAACGACCAGCTAA
- a CDS encoding DUF2231 domain-containing protein, producing the protein MSTIIPTYRSRFATAIFDLLNPIPYGLFVGTLIFDVTYATTRNVFWGKGAAWLVTVGLFFAIIPRLINLCHVWFAPSRFPVTSIEKLDFWLNLLGIAAAIVNAFVHSRDAYAMVPLNVILSVITVALLSIAHIAIAVDKVGLREVAHE; encoded by the coding sequence ATGAGTACGATCATCCCCACTTACCGGTCGAGGTTTGCGACCGCGATCTTCGATCTGTTAAACCCCATTCCGTATGGCCTCTTTGTCGGCACGCTGATTTTCGACGTGACTTACGCAACCACCCGCAATGTGTTCTGGGGAAAGGGCGCAGCATGGCTCGTTACGGTCGGATTGTTCTTCGCGATCATTCCGCGCCTGATCAATCTTTGCCACGTGTGGTTTGCGCCGTCGCGCTTTCCGGTCACGAGCATCGAGAAGCTCGACTTCTGGCTCAACCTGCTTGGCATCGCCGCCGCCATCGTCAATGCATTCGTGCATAGCCGCGATGCCTATGCGATGGTTCCGCTCAATGTGATTCTGTCGGTCATCACGGTCGCATTGCTAAGCATCGCGCATATTGCAATCGCAGTCGATAAGGTCGGTTTGAGGGAGGTGGCGCATGAATAA
- a CDS encoding FmdB family zinc ribbon protein — translation MPIYDYQCSDCGPFRMMRPMAQSNAPTTCPTCGRVSTKTITAPFLADMAPHNRIGSQRNEKSAHAPRVMSRGEFDLHDSHSHAHSHAGHAHGVKTSLGEGPWVRSRHRSMVGH, via the coding sequence ATGCCTATTTACGACTATCAGTGCTCCGATTGCGGCCCGTTCCGCATGATGCGTCCGATGGCGCAGTCGAATGCGCCGACGACGTGCCCCACATGCGGCCGCGTGTCGACGAAAACAATCACGGCGCCGTTTCTCGCCGATATGGCGCCGCATAACCGGATCGGTAGCCAGCGTAACGAGAAGAGCGCACATGCGCCGCGTGTGATGTCGCGTGGCGAATTCGATCTGCACGACAGTCATAGCCATGCGCATAGTCATGCCGGGCATGCACACGGTGTGAAGACCTCGCTTGGCGAGGGCCCGTGGGTCCGTTCGCGCCATCGCAGCATGGTCGGGCATTGA
- a CDS encoding multidrug effflux MFS transporter — protein sequence MKDDNPATHPSSSAFSPRSKNSQRFLIFLTCLFTSAGQLAIDIYVPALPAMARYFQTSPQAIQSSVSGFMAAYAFGQLVFGPVADAYGRKRVLAFGLIVYTIGCLLSLAATNLETFVLARCLQGFGIATTNLLAKAITTDSFSGQALMHAFTYLSIAWGLAPIIAPVIGAHLQTWFGWHSCLVFLLVYSLLMWAVWWRYEETLPQPVRLEMRTLVVNARKVLSSPVFQSCFLAQGICYSILLVFNIVGPFMVQNTLHKPPTYFGYLALGIGMAYFIGGLSNRIHGPRLPTPEQRLRIGALVMAGTSVVMLLLALTVGLRVWTLAVPVLVMGLCAGAMYPTLMAKGNSLFPHIAGLTAAILGCALLLVSAAMMGLAGFVSVHVLTPLALFFVILAFTVVVMVTKLLRHLAQLQNEGMGRRSGEAA from the coding sequence ATGAAAGACGACAATCCAGCCACCCATCCGTCCTCCAGTGCCTTTTCCCCGCGTTCCAAGAACTCGCAGCGCTTCCTGATCTTCCTGACGTGCCTGTTTACGTCGGCAGGCCAGCTCGCCATCGATATCTACGTGCCGGCCCTACCGGCGATGGCGCGCTATTTCCAGACCTCGCCGCAGGCGATCCAGTCGAGCGTATCCGGCTTTATGGCGGCCTACGCATTCGGTCAGCTTGTTTTCGGGCCCGTTGCCGATGCGTATGGGCGCAAGCGCGTGCTCGCGTTCGGGTTGATCGTGTACACGATCGGCTGCCTGCTGTCGCTTGCCGCGACGAATCTCGAAACCTTTGTGCTTGCACGCTGTTTACAGGGCTTCGGCATCGCCACGACGAACCTGCTTGCCAAGGCGATCACCACCGACTCGTTTTCCGGTCAGGCGCTCATGCATGCATTCACGTATCTTTCGATCGCGTGGGGGCTGGCGCCGATTATCGCGCCGGTGATCGGCGCGCATCTGCAGACGTGGTTCGGCTGGCATTCGTGCCTCGTTTTTCTGCTCGTCTATTCATTGTTGATGTGGGCGGTGTGGTGGCGTTATGAGGAGACCTTGCCGCAGCCCGTCCGTCTGGAGATGCGCACGCTCGTGGTCAACGCACGCAAGGTGCTGTCGAGCCCGGTGTTTCAGAGCTGTTTTCTCGCGCAGGGCATCTGCTACAGCATCCTGCTCGTCTTCAATATCGTCGGTCCGTTCATGGTGCAGAACACGCTGCATAAGCCGCCGACGTATTTCGGCTATCTCGCGCTCGGCATCGGCATGGCGTACTTTATCGGCGGCCTGTCGAACCGCATTCATGGCCCGCGTTTGCCGACTCCCGAGCAGCGCCTGCGCATCGGCGCGCTCGTCATGGCCGGCACGTCGGTCGTGATGTTGCTGCTGGCGTTGACGGTCGGGCTGCGCGTCTGGACACTTGCGGTACCGGTGCTCGTGATGGGCCTTTGCGCCGGCGCGATGTATCCGACGCTGATGGCCAAAGGCAACTCGCTGTTTCCGCATATCGCGGGCTTGACGGCCGCCATTCTCGGCTGCGCGCTGCTGCTCGTGTCGGCCGCGATGATGGGGCTTGCCGGTTTCGTCTCCGTGCATGTGCTGACGCCGCTCGCGCTGTTCTTCGTGATCCTTGCGTTCACGGTGGTCGTGATGGTGACGAAGCTGCTGCGGCACCTTGCGCAATTGCAGAACGAAGGCATGGGGCGCCGCAGCGGCGAGGCGGCTTAA
- a CDS encoding helix-turn-helix domain-containing protein, producing the protein METERAAIGPFEVSGVRTGADPADRRHQEAFRVDGMLVQFGPGGPGDSTVRNWSLGPLGLMLLEVGNLSLTPDSTYTERFVYLAMIRSGGATIEANGQKHSLGADSMLLVDLDVPHIQHFDQHSDAIVLRIPRKVLADRGGFRERRLGLLTPDMAEPDVRAVCETVALIGRQSGHTSIELRRRQGEHLLDIFSVIIDDPYGLASRRSSSATLLRAKRFISQNIGNVDLSVRLVATAVGTSEAHLHRLFRADGHSLMRYVLCHRLELAAELLTRSSERRLHIKEIAYRCGFLNAAHFSRAFRQRFGVSPRVAATSGLKIERKFEDDPAN; encoded by the coding sequence ATGGAAACTGAGCGCGCCGCAATCGGCCCATTCGAGGTGAGCGGTGTCCGCACCGGCGCAGACCCTGCCGATCGCCGGCACCAGGAAGCGTTTCGCGTCGACGGCATGCTGGTTCAGTTCGGACCCGGCGGACCCGGCGACTCGACCGTGCGCAACTGGAGCCTCGGTCCGCTCGGGTTGATGCTGCTCGAAGTCGGCAATCTGTCGTTGACGCCCGATTCGACTTACACCGAACGGTTCGTGTATCTGGCCATGATCCGTTCCGGAGGGGCGACGATCGAAGCGAATGGGCAGAAGCACAGCCTCGGCGCCGACAGCATGTTGCTGGTCGATCTGGACGTGCCGCATATCCAACACTTCGATCAGCACTCCGATGCCATCGTGCTCAGAATTCCGCGCAAGGTTCTCGCGGATCGGGGCGGCTTTCGCGAACGGCGGCTTGGATTGCTGACGCCGGACATGGCCGAACCGGACGTGCGCGCGGTGTGCGAAACCGTTGCGCTGATCGGCCGGCAAAGCGGGCATACGAGTATCGAGCTGCGTCGCCGGCAAGGCGAGCATCTGCTCGACATCTTCAGCGTGATCATCGACGATCCCTACGGGCTCGCGAGCCGGCGCAGCAGCAGCGCGACGCTGCTGCGCGCGAAGCGCTTCATCTCGCAGAACATCGGCAATGTCGATCTCAGTGTGAGACTCGTTGCAACCGCGGTGGGGACTTCGGAAGCGCATCTGCATCGTCTGTTTCGCGCGGATGGCCATTCACTGATGCGCTACGTGCTGTGTCATCGTCTCGAACTCGCTGCGGAACTGCTCACACGTTCGAGCGAGCGGCGTTTGCATATCAAGGAAATTGCTTACCGCTGCGGCTTCCTGAATGCCGCGCATTTCAGCCGCGCGTTCAGGCAACGCTTCGGCGTTTCGCCGCGTGTCGCGGCGACCTCCGGCCTCAAGATCGAACGCAAGTTCGAAGATGATCCGGCCAACTGA
- a CDS encoding pirin family protein, which translates to MSETGDSHSAPRALTEQQQHQRRKIVTRTKGRTNGPITQFVGPSDLGQSMKPFVMLARYSVPEKATFNYPMHPHSGIASLAVIVEGTLHSVDSKGRPKVLQRGSVEWLMAGHGIWHGGPVSTIEPTCGYLMWFALPPEHELAPPAEAFIDARNTPAEGAARVLLGRFNGTESVWPAPVAATCLYVELGEGDKWHYDPPESHDVLWMMVCAGSLDAGESVREGELAVFERASQSVNLVARNACSFILGSARFSPHDIVESHSSVHTSLAALRQAEDEIARLGEQLNAQGRLPAEQWESAMQKMRSRR; encoded by the coding sequence GTGAGCGAAACAGGAGATTCACACAGTGCGCCGCGAGCGCTAACGGAGCAACAGCAGCACCAGCGCCGCAAGATCGTCACCCGCACCAAGGGCAGAACGAATGGGCCGATTACACAGTTCGTCGGCCCTTCGGATCTCGGGCAATCGATGAAACCCTTCGTCATGCTTGCACGTTACAGCGTGCCCGAAAAGGCAACCTTTAACTACCCAATGCATCCGCATTCGGGTATCGCATCGCTCGCGGTGATCGTTGAAGGCACGCTGCATTCGGTCGACAGCAAAGGCAGACCGAAAGTCCTGCAGCGTGGTTCGGTCGAGTGGCTGATGGCGGGACACGGCATCTGGCACGGCGGCCCGGTCAGCACGATTGAACCGACCTGCGGCTATCTGATGTGGTTCGCGCTGCCGCCCGAGCACGAACTTGCTCCGCCGGCCGAAGCGTTTATCGACGCACGGAACACGCCGGCCGAAGGCGCCGCACGGGTTCTTTTAGGGCGCTTTAACGGAACTGAAAGCGTATGGCCCGCGCCCGTGGCCGCCACGTGCCTTTATGTCGAACTCGGAGAAGGCGATAAGTGGCACTACGATCCTCCCGAATCCCACGACGTGTTGTGGATGATGGTCTGCGCGGGTTCGCTCGATGCCGGCGAATCCGTACGCGAAGGTGAACTCGCCGTGTTCGAGCGCGCTTCGCAAAGCGTGAACCTCGTCGCGCGCAACGCTTGCAGTTTTATTCTTGGCTCCGCGCGGTTCAGTCCGCACGATATTGTCGAGAGCCACTCGTCGGTACACACGAGCCTTGCCGCGCTGCGGCAGGCAGAAGATGAAATCGCGCGCCTTGGCGAGCAATTGAATGCGCAGGGGCGGCTCCCTGCCGAGCAATGGGAAAGCGCAATGCAGAAGATGCGAAGCCGCCGCTAG
- a CDS encoding PQQ-dependent sugar dehydrogenase — protein sequence MNKLTSRGTFARGALAIAVAALVSGCNDHARYDDEHQYGANPPLPAERNFLTPPMQVPKFVGWKNGEEPKVAQGLKIEKIASGLTHPRQVYTLPNGDILVAESNSPNEEAVTTPKQLIAGLIEGRSGKKAKGANRISLLRERNDGSGQWDKYVFIDNLHSPFGMQLVGDTLYVADTDAILKFPYKTGETHIAERGVELADLPDTINHHWTKALLASPDGKKLFVGVGSNSNVGENGLDVEYRRADVLEVDIATGGSRIYAAGIRNPTGLQWEPKTGQLWAIANERDEIGADLVPDYLTSVQENAFYGWPYSYYGQHVDPRAQPQRPDLVAKAIKPDYAIGSHVAPLGLLFYTGNDLPAQYHGGAFIGEHGSWDRSPLSGYQVAYVAFDNGKPVGDPKPVVTGFASGDQKELRGAPVGLAQGKDGALIIADDVGNAVWRVTKAGS from the coding sequence ATGAATAAGCTCACATCAAGGGGCACCTTCGCCAGGGGCGCGCTCGCTATCGCTGTAGCGGCGCTCGTCAGCGGATGCAACGACCACGCACGGTATGACGACGAGCATCAGTACGGCGCCAATCCGCCGTTGCCGGCCGAGCGGAATTTCCTGACACCGCCGATGCAGGTGCCGAAGTTCGTCGGCTGGAAGAATGGCGAGGAGCCGAAGGTCGCCCAAGGCCTGAAGATCGAGAAGATCGCGTCGGGGCTCACGCATCCGCGCCAGGTTTACACGCTGCCAAACGGCGATATTCTGGTTGCCGAATCGAATAGCCCGAATGAAGAAGCGGTGACCACGCCGAAGCAGCTGATCGCAGGCCTGATCGAAGGACGTTCCGGTAAAAAGGCCAAGGGCGCCAATCGCATCTCATTGCTGCGCGAGCGCAACGACGGCAGCGGACAGTGGGACAAATACGTGTTTATCGACAATCTGCATTCGCCGTTCGGCATGCAACTGGTCGGCGATACGCTTTACGTGGCCGATACCGATGCGATCCTCAAATTTCCGTACAAGACCGGCGAAACGCATATTGCGGAGCGCGGCGTCGAGCTTGCCGATCTTCCCGATACGATCAATCACCACTGGACCAAGGCGCTGCTTGCGAGCCCGGACGGCAAGAAGCTCTTTGTCGGTGTCGGCTCGAACAGCAATGTCGGGGAAAACGGTCTCGATGTCGAATACCGGCGCGCGGACGTGCTCGAAGTGGATATCGCGACCGGCGGCAGCCGCATCTATGCGGCGGGGATACGCAATCCGACCGGGCTGCAATGGGAACCGAAGACGGGGCAGTTGTGGGCCATTGCAAACGAGCGCGATGAAATCGGCGCGGACCTCGTTCCTGACTATCTAACGTCGGTGCAGGAGAACGCTTTCTACGGCTGGCCGTACAGCTACTATGGCCAGCACGTCGATCCGCGCGCGCAGCCGCAGCGCCCCGATCTCGTCGCCAAGGCGATCAAGCCGGACTACGCGATCGGTTCGCACGTCGCGCCGCTTGGGCTGCTGTTTTACACAGGGAACGATCTGCCCGCGCAATATCACGGCGGCGCGTTTATCGGCGAGCACGGCAGCTGGGACCGTTCGCCACTAAGCGGCTATCAGGTCGCTTATGTCGCATTCGATAACGGCAAACCTGTCGGGGATCCGAAGCCTGTCGTCACGGGCTTTGCGTCGGGCGATCAGAAGGAGCTGCGCGGTGCGCCGGTTGGACTCGCTCAAGGCAAGGACGGCGCGCTGATCATCGCGGACGATGTCGGCAACGCGGTCTGGCGCGTGACGAAAGCGGGCAGCTAG
- a CDS encoding amidase family protein: MSELWRLSATELARRVRSREVSAREAAEDALKRLDAVNPRINAVIAHRPESVYEQADRIDSAIARGEDPGPLAGVLVTTKINVDQAGFATTNGTRLQENLVAEFNSPVVDNLVRAGAVLLGRTNSPTFALRWFTSNQIHGHTYNPRNRSLTPGGSSGGAAAAVTAGIGHIALGTDIGGSVRYPAYACGVHGIKPGIGRVPAFNASSPERPIGAQLMSSAGPIARTVDDLRLALIAMSAPDLRDPWWVPVPFDGPKVPLTAALCLRPGGMTIAKEVEDALLDAGRRLADAGWTVEQIDDTPLIRDAAEVQERMWLGDGYPALVEAVARDGDPGARAVVEGVRATVEAMPADALNRALVRRTTLTREWRRFLSRYPVLLLPVSGELPFPDDLDMQGNATFQRVWEAQLTMRALPTMGLPGLVVSTGMAGSVPVGVQIVAGHFREDLCLLAGKAIEERGAPVAPVDPAE; this comes from the coding sequence ATGTCTGAACTCTGGCGTTTATCGGCAACTGAACTCGCGCGGCGCGTTCGCAGTCGCGAAGTGTCCGCGCGGGAAGCCGCTGAAGATGCACTCAAGCGGCTCGATGCGGTGAATCCACGTATCAATGCGGTGATTGCCCATCGCCCCGAATCGGTGTACGAACAGGCGGATCGCATCGATAGCGCCATTGCGCGCGGCGAAGACCCGGGCCCGCTGGCGGGCGTATTGGTCACGACGAAGATCAACGTCGATCAGGCGGGCTTCGCGACAACGAACGGCACCCGTCTGCAGGAAAACCTGGTGGCGGAATTCAACAGTCCTGTCGTCGATAACCTCGTGCGCGCGGGCGCCGTGCTGCTCGGCCGCACGAACTCGCCCACGTTTGCGCTGCGCTGGTTCACGAGCAACCAGATTCACGGTCACACCTACAATCCGCGCAACCGGTCGTTGACGCCCGGCGGATCGAGCGGCGGCGCCGCGGCAGCGGTGACGGCCGGTATCGGGCACATCGCGCTCGGCACGGACATCGGCGGTTCGGTTCGCTATCCGGCGTACGCGTGCGGCGTGCATGGCATCAAGCCCGGCATCGGGCGCGTTCCGGCGTTCAATGCGTCGTCGCCGGAGCGTCCGATCGGCGCGCAGCTGATGTCGTCCGCGGGGCCGATCGCGCGCACGGTCGACGATTTGCGGTTGGCGTTGATCGCGATGTCGGCGCCCGATCTGCGCGACCCGTGGTGGGTGCCGGTTCCTTTCGACGGCCCGAAGGTGCCGCTCACGGCGGCGCTTTGTCTACGCCCGGGCGGCATGACGATCGCGAAGGAAGTGGAAGACGCGTTGCTCGATGCCGGGCGGCGTCTGGCCGATGCCGGATGGACGGTCGAACAGATCGACGACACGCCGCTGATTCGCGATGCCGCCGAAGTACAGGAACGTATGTGGCTCGGCGACGGGTATCCGGCACTCGTCGAAGCCGTGGCGCGCGACGGCGACCCAGGCGCGCGTGCGGTGGTCGAAGGCGTGCGCGCGACGGTCGAGGCGATGCCTGCCGACGCGCTTAACCGTGCGCTCGTGCGGCGCACGACCTTGACGCGCGAGTGGCGGCGTTTCCTGTCGCGCTACCCGGTGCTGCTGCTGCCGGTATCGGGCGAACTGCCGTTTCCCGACGATCTCGACATGCAGGGCAACGCGACTTTTCAGCGCGTCTGGGAAGCACAGCTGACGATGCGCGCGCTGCCGACGATGGGGTTGCCGGGGCTCGTCGTGTCGACCGGCATGGCCGGCTCCGTGCCGGTCGGCGTGCAGATTGTCGCCGGGCATTTTCGCGAGGATTTGTGTCTGCTCGCGGGCAAGGCGATCGAGGAACGTGGTGCGCCGGTTGCTCCGGTTGATCCGGCGGAATAG